Proteins found in one Onychomys torridus chromosome 21, mOncTor1.1, whole genome shotgun sequence genomic segment:
- the Mex3d gene encoding RNA-binding protein MEX3D yields MPGSSGQPDAGGAGTGTTAGDPGPPRPVLAGAEDAAPRPPPEPDDAAAALRLALDQLSALGLGGARPGDEEGTATRGADGAAGRGEDGPAPPDELDTAAAPPATGAPSMGVGPSVTGAPAMALAPPVTGAPPIALAPPVTGAPSMAVGPSVTCAPCMAVVAPSVTVAPPMALTPSVTVAPSVTVGHSVALAPTMAVASSVAPGGLPLLDPDVSPRPSPPDVFASFAPHPAALGPSTLLAEQLNVIGSRKKSVNMTECVPVPSSEHVAEIVGRQGCKIKALRAKTNTYIKTPVRGEEPVFIVTGRKEDVEMAKREILSAAEHFSLIRATRSKAGGLSGATPGPPNLPGQTTIQVRVPYRVVGLVVGPKGATIKRIQQRTHTYIVTPGRDKEPVFAVTGMPENVDRAREEIEAHITLRTGAFTDAGPDSDFHANGTDVCLDLLGAAASLWAKAPHPGRRPPAAASGLRGDSALGAAGTPEPFYVGSRGGPPLPDPSPGSPYGGAGNGGFTFGGDGPGAPAGTAASEDCDFGFDFLALDLTVPATATIWAPFERAAPLPAFGGCPAASAAVNGAPAQPGPRRSSAGAAATPRHSPTLPEPGALGLELPLARRAVPDPVGAAPWRPPPSALPPFSSGAAFPGGPALPGPAQAAASPDAAAAAAAAAEGSHKPAAAAAANSAASAAAPGPPAAALARECVVCAEGEAMAALVPCGHNLFCMDCAVRICGKSEPQCPACRTPATQAIHIFS; encoded by the exons ATGCCGGGCTCCAGCGGGCAGCCCGACGCGGGCGGCGCGGGGACCGGGACCACCGCCGGCGACCCCGGGCCCCCGCGCCCTGTCCTCGCGGGAGCCGAGGATGCCGCGCCCCGGCCGCCACCCGAGCCCGACGACGCGGCCGCTGCGCTGCGCCTGGCGCTGGACCAGCTGTCCGCGCTCGGGCTGGGGGGCGCGCGCCCCGGAGATGAGGAGGGGACGGCGACGCGCGGCGCGGACGGGGCGGCGGGGCGCGGGGAGGACGGGCCCGCGCCCCCCGACGAGCTCGACACGGCCGCGGCGCCCCCGGCGACTGGTGCGCCCTCGATGGGCGTGGGACCCTCGGTGACCGGTGCGCCCGCGATGGCCCTGGCACCGCCGGTGACCGGTGCACCCCCGATCGCCCTGGCACCGCCGGTGACCGGTGCACCCTCGATGGCCGTTGGACCCTCGGTGACCTGTGCACCCTGCATGGCCGTGGTGGCACCCTCGGTGACCGTGGCGCCTCCGATGGCCCTGACACCCTCGGTGACCGTGGCGCCCTCAGTGACTGTGGGGCACTCGGTGGCCCTGGCGCCCACGATGGCCGTGGCTTCCTCGGTCGCCCCCGGCGGGCTGCCGCTCCTGGACCCCGACGTGAGCCCCCGGCCGTCTCCCCCAGACGTGTTCGCCAGCTTCGCGCCACACCCGGCCGCCCTGGGCCCCTCGACGCTGCTGGCTGAGCAGCTGAACGTGATCGGCAGTCGCAAGAAGAGCGTGAACATGACCGAGTGTGTGCCGGTGCCCAGCTCGGAGCACGTCGCGGAGATCGTGGGTCGCCAGG ggtGCAAGATCAAGGCTCTGCGCGCCAAGACCAACACCTACATCAAGACGCCGGTGCGCGGCGAGGAGCCGGTCTTCATCGTGACGGGCCGCAAGGAGGACGTGGAGATGGCCAAGCGCGAGATCCTGTCGGCCGCCGAGCACTTCTCGCTCATCCGCGCCACGCGCAGCAAGGCGGGCGGGCTGTCGGGGGCCACCCCGGGCCCCCCTAACCTGCCCGGCCAGACCACCATCCAGGTGCGCGTGCCCTACCGCGTGGTGGGGCTGGTGGTGGGGCCCAAGGGCGCCACCATCAAACGCATCCAGCAAAGGACGCACACGTACATCGTGACCCCCGGCCGCGACAAGGAGCCGGTGTTCGCAGTGACCGGGATGCCCGAGAACGTGGACCGCGCGCGGGAGGAGATCGAGGCGCACATCACGCTGCGCACCGGGGCCTTCACGGACGCGGGGCCCGACAGTGACTTCCACGCCAACGGCACCGACGTGTGCCTGGACCTGCTGGGGGCCGCGGCCAGCCTCTGGGCCAAGGCCCCCCACCCGGGGCGCAGGCCCCCCGCCGCCGCCAGCGGCCTGCGCGGGGACAGCGCCCTGGGCGCCGCGGGCACCCCCGAGCCCTTCTACGTGGGCAGCCGCGGGGGGCCGCCCCTGCCCGACCCGAGCCCCGGCAGCCCCTACGGCGGCGCGGGCAACGGGGGCTTCACCTTCGGCGGGGACGGGCCCGGGGCCCCCGCGGGGACGGCCGCCTCCGAGGACTGCGACTTCGGCTTCGACTTCCTGGCGCTGGACCTGACCGTGCCCGCCACGGCCACCATCTGGGCGCCGTTCGAGCGCGCCGCGCCCCTGCCGGCCTTCGGCGGCTGCCCGGCCGCCAGCGCCGCGGTGAACGGGGCGCCCGCGCAGCCCGGGCCGCGGCGCAGCAGCGCCGGCGCCGCCGCCACCCCGCGCCACTCGCCCACGCTGCCCGAGCCCGGGGCGCTCGGCCTGGAGCTGCCGCTGGCGCGCCGCGCCGTCCCCGACCCCGTGGGTGCCGCGCCCTGGCGCCCCCCGCCGAGCGCGCTGCCGCCCTTCTCCAGCGGCGCCGCCTTCCCCGGCGGCCCCGCGCTGCCCGGCCCCGCGCAGGCCGCCGCCAGCCCggacgccgccgccgccgccgccgccgccgccgagggCAGCCACAAGCCGGCCGCCGCCGCGGCCGCCAACTCCGCGGCCTCCGCCGCGGCCCCCGGGCCCCCCGCCGCCGCCTTGGCCCGCGAGTGCGTGGTGTGCGCCGAAGGCGAGGCCATGGCCGCCCTGGTCCCCTGCGGCCACAACCTCTTCTGCATGGACTGCGCCGTCCGCATCTGCGGGAAGAGCGAGCCCCAGTGCCCCGCCTGCCGCACGCCGGCCACCCAAGCCATTCATATCTTTTCCTAG